One genomic window of Corythoichthys intestinalis isolate RoL2023-P3 chromosome 18, ASM3026506v1, whole genome shotgun sequence includes the following:
- the LOC130906878 gene encoding endosialin-like, whose amino-acid sequence MAKADGGKGAGEWEVWAEGDEEERAGTKKEAEEEAGQEARPEGSSGSSAWLMLCLTTVVSGADLEEKDALCHPHGCLAVFTQQRTFREAGRSCRERGGTLATLHDRQAADAVHRLLAGAEPHGTRLRLRLWIGLHRAPRQCSAVRPLRGFVWVTGDQEGQFTNWLREEAPGSCAAPRCVAMTVNTADSARQNTDNFKWLDGSCGLALDGFVCQYPSKGMCPPLEDEGQGAAVYSTPFHLNSRVLTHVPYGSVGTIACPSRPTDADAPSEQTVLCTERDDGTVGWSQDAPLCGADVESANQDWCSKDHGCEQYCQNTDTDYYCYCSEGYALAEDGYNCVPDPLGPTDHPERASSDASAPSEASPHKEACRAMGCEHDCVETARGARCTCPPGYQMGRDGRGCSDVDECQQQPCSQVCVNVPGTFHCACHAGYQQDDEGECVDVDECEDEATCDGPCQNTEGSFTCACRYGYQLSDAGACQDVDECVGASPCQQQCLNFEGSYQCYCDDGYELQGDGLSCLLMPADEEYSTLTPDSTDPAQVPELDRESQRTAWPHFDVQLPTNAPKARGSDEHLNRWDAPSSRRYRTERTPVQRDEVGIDPEAEGQEAEGDRDKSKHDKSWLLVALLVPLCVFLVVMLALGIVYCTSCAVDKNMRLSECCRWILPTSNTNGAEPKGQA is encoded by the exons ATGGCGAAAGCAGACGGCGGCAAAGGAGCTGGAGAGTGGGAGGTTTGGGCCGAAGGTGATGAGGAGGAGAGAGCGGGAACCAAAAAAGAGGCGGAGGAGGAGGCGGGGCAGGAAGCAAGACCAGAAGGCTCTTCGGGATCCTCag CTTGGCTGATGCTGTGCCTCACGACAGTGGTCAGCGGCGCCGATCTGGAGGAGAAGGATGCCCTTTGTCACCCGCACGGGTGTTTGGCTGTCTTCACTCAGCAGAGAACCTTCCGGGAGGCGGGGCGCAGCTGCCGGGAGCGCGGCGGCACATTGGCGACGCTTCACGACCGGCAGGCCGCTGACGCCGTACACCGGCTACTGGCGGGGGCTGAACCGCACGGCACCCGGTTGCGTCTGCGCCTGTGGATCGGACTGCACCGGGCACCTCGCCAGTGCTCTGCCGTGCGTCCGCTGCGAGGGTTCGTATGGGTCACAG GGGACCAGGAGGGTCAATTCACCAACTGGCTACGTGAGGAGGCCCCGGGTTCTTGCGCGGCACCACGCTGCGTGGCCATGACAGTGAATACAGCAGACAGCGCCCGCCAAAACACTGACAACTTCAAGTGGTTAGACGGTTCATGCGGTCTGGCGCTGGATGGCTTTGTGTGCCAGTACCCCTCCAAGGGCATGTGCCCCCCTCTGGAGGACGAGGGTCAAGGGGCCGCCGTTTACTCCACGCCGTTCCATCTGAACAGCCGTGTTCTGACCCACGTGCCTTATGGCTCTGTAGGCACCATTGCTTGTCCGAGCCGGCCGACAGACGCCGACGCCCCCAGTGAGCAGACGGTTCTGTGCACCGAGAGAGACGACGGAACGGTGGGCTGGTCCCAGGACGCGCCACTCTGCGGGGCCGACGTGGAGTCGGCCAACCAGGACTGGTGTAGCAAAGACCACGGGTGCGAGCAGTACTGCCAGAACACGGACACGGACTACTATTGCTACTGTTCCGAAGGATATGCGCTCGCCGAGGACGGCTACAACTGTGTGCCAGACCCCTTGGGGCCCACGGACCACCCTGAGCGTGCTTCTTCAGATGCCTCCGCACCCAGCGAGGCGTCCCCCCACAAAGAAGCCTGCCGGGCCATGGGCTGTGAGCACGACTGTGTGGAGACAGCTCGGGGGGCCCGCTGCACCTGTCCTCCGGGGTACCAAATGGGCCGGGACGGGCGTGGTTGTTCCGATGTGGACGAGTGCCAGCAGCAGCCGTGCTCACAGGTGTGCGTCAACGTACCCGGAACTTTCCACTGCGCCTGTCACGCTGGTTACCAGCAGGACGACGAGGGCGAATGCGTGGATGTAGATGAGTGCGAGGACGAGGCGACCTGCGATGGCCCCTGCCAGAACACCGAGGGCTCCTTCACCTGCGCCTGTCGCTACGGTTATCAGCTGTCGGACGCCGGCGCGTGCCAGGACGTGGATGAGTGTGTAGGGGCATCGCCCTGCCAGCAACAGTGTCTCAACTTCGAGGGCAGCTACCAGTGTTACTGCGACGACGGCTACGAGCTGCAGGGCGACGGACTGAGCTGTCTGCTGATGCCGGCTGACGAAGAATACTCGACTCTGACCCCTGACTCAACCGACCCGGCCCAAGTACCTGAATTGGACCGCGAGAGCCAACGCACCGCTTGGCCCCACTTTGATGTCCAATTGCCAACAAATGCCCCTAAAGCTCGGGGATCTGATGAACATCTGAACCGATGGGACGCCCCCTCGTCGAGGCGGTACAGAACAGAGCGAACGCCGGTGCAGAGGGACGAGGTTGGGATCGACCCCGAGGCTGAGGGTCAAGAAGCCGAAGGCGATCGCGACAAGAGCAAACATGACAAGAGTTGGCTGCTGGTGGCGTTGTTGGTACCGCTTTGCGTGTTCCTGGTAGTGATGTTGGCACTGGGCATCGTCTACTGCACTAGCTGCGCCGTGGACAAAAACATGCGGTTGTCTGAATGCTGCCGATGGATCCTTCCCACGTCGAACACCAACGGCGCCGAGCCCAAAGGACAAGCGTGA